The Saccopteryx leptura isolate mSacLep1 chromosome 5, mSacLep1_pri_phased_curated, whole genome shotgun sequence nucleotide sequence GATCGGGATGATTAGATCAAGCAGTTGATTAGCAGTTGCTTGTATTACGCAGCTAATCAGGTTGAGAATCTGATTACCAATTAGATTAAACAGTTGATCAAATAAGGGATTGAGCAGATCACTAATTAGATCAACAAATAAGCCAACTTGAGCTCTTTAGTTTAATGGTCAAGAAAATCAAATAATGTTTTGGATCAACGGAGCTGATTAGTTCAGTGCCTGAAGGTTAAGTGGTTTGATTAAGGTGGTGACTAGATTGAAGTGTCTCTTAGATTAGCGACCAATCAGTGGTTGATTAGTGGCTGGCTAGATCAACAACAGATGAGATCAAAGCTGGTCAACTAGATTAAACTAATAAGATTAATGACTGCTTGGATTAAGTGGCTGCTTAGTGCAAGGAGCAGATAAGATTAAATGGTTGATTAGTTAAAGGTGCTGAATTAAGGCACTGATGTGAATAGTGGCCCATCAGATTAAGCAGTCGATTAGTTCACACAGGACCGATTAGATTAAGTGACCGCCTGAAGCAGATGATTAGATTAGTTGATTTAAATTGGTGTTTGATTAGATAGGCTTCATTTAATTAAGCAGCTAATTACAATTAAAGGTTGATCAGATAGATCAGCATGCAACACCATGTTGCTGATTAGATCAAGACAGAAGAGCGCTGATTGATTTAAGGGGGTGAGTAGATTGGTGGCTGCTTAGATGAAGTAGCTGACTATATTACGGGATTGATTATAGATCAGCGGCTGATTGTGCCTGAGATGATTAGATTAGGATTCCAACCAGATGAGATGTTGAGTGGATCAGGCACCTGTCTGGATCAAGCTGCTGATTACATTAAGGGTCAAGCAGCTTGAAAAGTGCTGATTATATTAGCTAAACCTGCCATAAAATTGGTCCCCATTAGAAgagattttttgttcttttaatttttattgccttttttttttttttttagagaaacatcaatttgttgttccaaccATTcacgcactcattggttgattattgtatgtgccctgaccaggggttgaacccacaaccatggcATATTAGGaaaatgctctacccaactgagctatcaagccagggtagtttttgttatttttttttttcttgcaagaaACCTGACTGTAGATAATCCAATTTATGGGGTTGAATTGGCTGCTTCTGAGCTCCCTATGACCCTAAATGTGTATTCCTCTATGAATTAATTCTTCCCATGATTCCTCCTATAATAAGCTGTTccttgggataaaaaaaaaaggaacatttggGACATTGGTTTATCCCTGTAGGCTCTAGCAGTGTATTAAAAAAATCCAGTGCTTGAGTGCTGACTATGAGCGAGTACTAATTAGTTAAGCAAAACTCCACCATACTAATGAGGAATAAAGTCATTGAGGTCGTGGAAAGGACAGTTGATTCATGTTGTGACTCAAGTGACGTATTTTTCATTGTTGAAAATCTTGGCCAATACATCTTAGAAAGTACTCCACATACCTACAAGAAATGATCTTTCTTGCCCTGTGCTTCTATCTCCATACATGATGATTTTCTTCTTCGGGGCATGACTTCCCAAGTTCCTCCACTTTCATTCCTGTCCTAAGTGGTCTTAAAACCCAGAACTAGAGCAGAGTGGAAAAGTGGatggggagaatgagagagaacttttaaattcttttacttCACTGTAAGCATGTTAGGATACaacattgttcttttttctttttatttttttattgatttttttggagagagggggagagagagagagaaagagaaggagagtgagaaagaggggggagaagcaggaagcatctactcgtagtacttgcttcctgtatgtgccttgactaggtaaacccagagatttgaaccaccaacctcagtgttccaggtcactttatccactgtgccaccacaggtcaggccaacattaTTTCTTTTGGGGGTGTGAATTCTCCCACCATGTCCTTACATAGTCAAAAAACATACAGTGCTCAattcatttgagaaagagaaTCACAATGTTTCTGTTCCACtgtaagtttattattttaaggtaaacttgaaaatttttaatgtttaaaatttagaGGTTTAAGAAAGTTTAAAAGCCACAGATACAGAGTCTAGGAAGCCGAAGGCTGTGAACGTCCTTCCTCACTCAATCCATGCTTAATTTTGCACTCCTCACAGGTGAGCAGGCAGTGcctaggagaaaaggaaaaaaaaggtttgTGCTTTGACACTGGAAgctatagtctttattttattttatttttaagtgagaggaggggagacagagagattcccacatgtactggccatgctctgcccatccagggtcattgctctgcaactgagctatttttagtgactgaggtaGAGGATCCAGGGAGCTATCCTTaacacctgggaccaacttgctcaaaccaatcaagccatggctgcaggaggaaatgagagagagagagagagagagacaatgaggaggggtggagaagcatatggccacttcttctgtgtgccctgactgggaattgaatctgggacatctacacaccaggccaatgctctaccactgagcagccaaccagccagggtcctggAAGCTATATATTAATGAAAGACCTTTTTCTATGCTGAAGTTCAAAAGCctaatttttaaggaaataatagAAGCTGTTTCTTGGTTTgagaacaccaaattttatttttaaaaaggccaatAATCTTGATATCCAATGTTGATTTCACAGTACTGTGCTGCCTCTCCAATAGAATCCACTGTTACAAGTGAGGGCCTTTAGTAAAATGCATCCTCAATACTAGTCCTATAGTATATAGAAAGAGCTATTACTTACTGAGCGCTGTCATAAATAGTCATTTCTATTCCTTACAAAATTCCACAAAAACAATTCTGCTCACTATTTTATACAGATGAGAAGATTCAAGATCAGAGAGTTTAAGAAACTTTTCCAAAGCTACATAGTTTATTTAGTGAGTAGTAGGACTGGTTTTCAACCCAGGTACTCAGGCAAGAGACAATGCCTTTAACTCCAGAGTCCTACTGCTTACATCCCCTAATGagaatttactatatatatattaacatagtAAAGGCTCTGAAAAGTACTGCAGTAGAGAAATCTTTAAGCCTGACTGGTGgcgcacagtggatagagcaccagcctgggacactgaggtcccatgttcaaaaccctaaggtcgctggcttgagcatgggatcatagtcactggcttgagcccaaaggtcactggcttgaacaagaggtcactggcttggctggagtctccCCTCCaatcccccacccccgtcaaggcaatcaacaactaaagtgctgcaactatgagttgatgtttctcatatctctcccttcctgtctctttctttctttcacaaagaaaaagaagaagaaacatgtTTAAATAGGGGGTTACCCCATGATTGTAGAAGCCATGTCCGCTGATTAAAGTGTTCTTTTGAGACTTGCACAATGCCTTGAATATAGTAGGTACTCaccaaatatttgttaagtaaatGAAATAGGTAACTAAGTTAAATAATAAGTGATTATTAGTGAAGTTGAATAGCAACAACTTAAAATTTGAGAGAAAAGAGGTTTTTCCCCAACATATGGATGTTAAGACTGTTTAATATTATAAATGGTGAATGATCTATTATTTACCTTTTATAATTATCTTCATTACAATCCCTCATTCAAACAGATTACAAACCTGTTATGTCCTGGACCAAAACCAGCCCCACGCAGCTGATCATCAAGGGAGTGAAATTTACTCTGGCATGCTCCTATGTAGGATGCCTTTCCAAGGCCGTAGCCCAAGATACCAGCAACTGTAAAAGGTTAAGAAAGACAGATTATATCAAAGGTTAGAATCTCCTCCCTTAGTTATCTTCTAGAATTTTCTTTACTAGtagtaattttaatattaaaagaacCATGATAAATCAATGCACAAACACTCTGGGAGTGAAGCTCCCTAGTAAAGAACAGGATTAGGAACTGGAGAGCGTTCTCCCTCAGTTTTGATCTGGTGGGAGAAGGGCCAGGACAAGCAGCAAAGGTGTGACCCCAAGGCAAGCAGCCTGAGGGAGGCCCAGCCCGTAAACAAATGTCTGAGGCCACCAAGGCTGTGGCTGTACGTAGTCTCCAAATCACTGGGTAGGAAATTCTCTTTATGGACGGGAGTTTGTGGGGCTGCAGTCCATGCtgccaggaggggagagaggtcaCAAGGCAGAGGAAACGTCTCAGGGAAGAGATCTCCAGCCTGCTCCTCCTGCTGGGGATGAAGTTGTAGACTGAAGTGGAATGCACTTTCTCTGTACAGAATAGGTCTGCACATTACGAGTGGAAGAAGACGAAACTCCGAGTTTGTGGGAGGTGTATTAAATAGTCCCAGATTTTGAATGAACTAAGAACTGTAAAgtggcaaaaaaataaagactgattTTTCATAAAGTCAATGCAGGCAATTTGGTTAACCTGGACATTTATATCTCCTGTTGCTATAaacatccttttaaaataaattaatttttttactcctATGACTTACGTGCAACTTTAGGCAATGATCCAAATCTTGGGTTAGCTGCTAAATAACCTAAGGAGTAACATATAaaccttttattatttcattttattatttcttaggaTTTATAAAGTATAAAGAAACCTTCAAAATTTAAGATATACACAGATCCTTAATCAGAAGAAATGACCCTCAAAGACTTGTAACTCAATTCTTGAATGAATTTAACTCTCAAATagctaataaaaaattttttttcttttctttttctgaagctggaaacgggagagacagtcagacagactcccgcatgcgcccgaccaggatccacccggcacgcccaccaggggcgatgctctgcccaccagggggcgatgctctgcccctccggggcgtcgctctgccgcgaccagagccactctagcgcctggggcagaggccaaggagccatccccagctcccgggccatctttgctccaatggagcctcggctgcgggaggggaagagagagacagagaggaaggagggggtaggggtggagaagcaaatgggcgcttctcctatgtgccctggccaggaatcgaaccctggtcccccgcacgccaggccgacgctctaccgctgagccaaccggccagggcccgccaataaaaatttttaattgaatttcctGGGGCGACATTGGTTAGtgaagttatacaggtttcaggtgcacaattctgtaaCATCATCTACATCTtgcactgtgttcaccaccccaagtcaagtctcgtCCATCACTATCTAtgccccctctaccctcctccacctcccccaacccccttttcctcccacaaccccacactgttgtctgtgtctgtaaggtttcttttctttgcttaatctcttcatcaAATAGCCATTTTTGCAAAGTAGCAAGTGTTAGCATTAATACATGAAACAGACATTTCAAGACTTGTTTAAAGATATCAAGGCAAAGGTGGAGCCAACAACTTATTTCCAAGCAGTTAGTCACAGCCCCCTCCCCTTCGTATATAACTCAACACAGAGATTCAACTGAGAGATTCACAGTACCAGCCACATGTCAGTCAACAACAGGGAGACGTTAAGAGATGCGGCATCGGGTGATTTAATCCTTGTATCAACATCATTaaatgcacttacacaaacctggaTGGTACAGCCTCCTACACACCTAGGCTGTGTGGTATAAGCTAGTGCTTCTGGGTACAGACCCGTAAAGCATGTTACTGTATGAAataacatgagattaaatcaagctcAAGAGAAAGTGATGCAATCAAGACACACAGTAAACACAAGGAGTATGAGGATGCTGCCAGTGTAACATGGCACACTTTTATGGCAAATATTTTCATAAGTGGGATGActacactctaaaataataaaaaatatagtatagtaattacataaaccagtaacacagTTGTTTATTACCAAGTATTACGTACTATACAGAATTGTATGTTCTGTATAGAACATACAGCAGGCGTGTCTGCACCAGCATCACCTCAAGCACATGAGAAATACCTTGTGCTTTGATGTGACCATGGCTATGACGTCACCGGTTCATAGGAGGAATATTTCAGCtctattataatcttatgggagcACCATTGTATATGCAGTCTGTTGTTGACCAAAACATTCTTATTTGACACATGACTGTATACATACCacaatttaacaataaaaacattacaaccaatggtaggcagaataatggcctcCTAAAGATGTTTACATCCCAATCTCTGGAAACTATGAATCTGTTACATTATATAACAAAGAGAATTACGGTAGGAAATGTAATTAGGGTTAATTAGATGACTTTAAAAGAggaagataggccctggccggttggctcagcagtagagcgtcggcctagtgtgcggaggacccgggttcgattcccagccagggcacacaggagaagcgcccatttgcttctccacccctctgccgcgccttcctctctgtctctctcttcccctccctcagccaaggctccattggagcaaagatggcccgggcgctgggaatggctctgtggcctctgcctcaggcactagagtggctctggtcgcaacatggcgacgcccaggatgggcagagcatcgccccatggtgggcgtgccgggtggatcccagtcgggcgcatgcgggagtctgtctgacggtctctccccccgtttccagcttcagaaaaatgcaaacacccccccccaaaaaaaagaggaagataatCCTGGATCACTTGGATGGGCCCAATGTAATTGCAGTGCTCCCTGAATGTAGAAGAGGGATTCAGAGACAGAACCAGACCGATGGCAGTATGAGAAGAACTTGGAGTGGTGGACagaggaaggggccatgagccaagaagAAATGTGGGTGGTCTTCAGAAATGGGAAAGAGAAAGTAAGCCCAACAGCCCCAGAAAGCAacccagccctgctgacactgTTTCAGACCAAGACCCATTTTGgaattctgacctccagaactgtaagaaaataaagttgCACTGTTTTAAGCCACCATGTCCGTGGTAATTTGTTAAGATAGTCATAGAAAACTAATGCACAAACCTGTAAAAGTATATTTGCATACATACAAGAAGAGACAAAGTTTGAGAagtttaatattataaaacaatCCCTAGATGCCATGGCCATATTTAGAACTAGAACATCTCTCATGTTTGCTGGGtacaaatactcttttttttgtgtatttttctgaagctggaaacggggagagacagtcagacagactcccacatgcaccccaccgggatccacccggcacgcccaccaggggcgatgctctgcccactaggaggcgatgctctgcccctctggggcgtcgctctgccgcgaccagagccactctagcgcctggggcagaggccgaggagccatccccagcgcccgggccatctttgctccaatggagcctcggctgtgggagggggagagagagacagagaggaaggagggggggggagtggagaagcagatgggcgcttctcctatgtgccctggccgggaatcgaacctgggtcccctgcatgccaggccgatgctctaccgctgagccaaccggccagggcctacaaatacTCTTTTTAATATCCTGGTCATCAGCAGCATTCGCTTTAATGGGCTTCAACAGGGTCAGGTGCCTTCTTGCTACTTGGGAACTAGGCGATGCCTATGGGTTCTCTGGTGAGAAGGAGACAAGCAAGAAAGGAAGAACAGAGAGGTAAAGTGGAAAACCCTAAGGGGCAGGGCAAAGTGGtgtggggagaggcagggcagCTGCTAGTCCTCAAGCTTTGTGTACAAATTAGGGTGCCCGTCCTCGGGCAAATACAGCCTCTGACCAGGACAAATGGCTCAAGGGATGACAGCTTGACAGATGTCAGCACCACTTACCTCCTCCCTGGAGCATCCTTGTCAAGGGAATAATCTGTCTAACCAATACTGAGCCCCCTGGAAGACACAGGGACTCTGGTACAGAGACAGGCACTGGACTCATTCCCCATGGCTGCTGGAACAACTTACCACGGACTTGGAGGCTTAACACAACGCAAACTGGTTACCTTCCAGTTCTGCAGGTTAGACGCTCAAAATGGGATTCCCTGGATGAGTCAGTCTAAGCTGCTATAACAAGACTGAGGGGCTTATAAATGACagagatttatttctcacagttctggaggctagagcCTAAGATGAGGGTGTCATACCTTTGGGATTTAGGATTTTAACAAGCGaagctgggaggaggggagacacaaacattcagaccataggactcaaatcaaggtgccagcagtgCGCCATCCCTTTCTGGAGGCTCTGCAGTCTCCGCCTTTCCAGCCTCTAGAGGCCGCCCACATCCCTGGACTCTGGACTCCCGGCCTCCTCTTCCGTTTTCCACGCTAGCAGCATTGGTATAGTCCTTCTCACGCTGCCATACCTAGGGTTCTGTCGTCTGATCCAACTTTTAAGGACCTATTTGATTACACTGGGCCCATCTCAGTAATCCAGAATAATCTATTTTAAGGTCAGCTGATGAGTAGTCTCTCCGTCTGCAACTTTAATTTCCCACTGTCACGTGACTCAACATGGTCACTCATTCCAGGGATGAGGACATCTTTCTCAGGGATGGGGGAAGTAGATTTATGCTGCACATAGGCAAACGCCTGCATAAATAATTCCTTCCCCACAAAATAAATGCCAAGTAACAAAGAGCTGCCAGGAGGGTCACAACAAGCTAGGCTCTCCGAAGTCAATTCACTGAACAAAAGCTGAGTCTTACCTTGGTGGACTAGTCCTTGGGTAACAAGCATGCTTATAAGAGAATAAGGCAGAGCTGTAAAACAAAAATGGCCGTTAATACTGGTGTGTTAGAACTAGGCACCTCACCTAGAAGTCAGGAAGAAACTCTTAAGTTACTTCTCTTACCCACCTTGGCAATGACATTTTTAGTCATTTGTGGTTTTActtactcaacaataaaaaatattaagtaacgcCTGATGAATTTTGTTGGggtctgccccaggcactgaaccTGACATACAGCTTTAATCTAAACCTAAACCCCATGGTACTCCAATTCTGACATCTACTCTTACTGAATGGCCACCATGCACAGATTCTGAtcacgacacacacacacaggcatcgATGCCTGTGTGTGTGGACACGTAGCTGTTGAATTTGGGAGTtgtctttacatatatattttgaaattttcaatctgacataaaagtaaaaaaaccagtATAATAAACTCCTGCCTATCCTATTGAGGACAGTCCTCTGCTTTTGTCTCTCATGACATTTTGTTGCACAATTGAGGATTACAAGATGACTACAGTCATGTTCAACACAGGCGCTGTTTAGCTGTGGTTTTTAAAGCAGGCAAATGATTCTGGCAAAGGCAGTTTCTAGCTCTGTCAAAATGTGTCAAATGACTTCTTCCAAAAGCAGAGAGCAGTGATAAACATCTAGCTCTTCCTAGCAACAAAGACAAATTAAATAGCAACCAATTTTTCAACTCATATCTACCTAATGGTCAGCAAATCTACCTGATGGTCATATTGAAATTTTAGCCCACTAGGGCTTAATTACATTACTTACTCATAGATTGTCAGAAAAGACATGAACTGCTAGGCGCACAATCAATCATCATAGTAACACATAATGAGTATCTCATAGTAACACATAATGAGTATCAACTTCTAAAGTGTTCCTTCCAAAACAACAGATACTGAATTGAATAATTTGAGAAATCAAAATgagcatttcaaaataaaattatcccTATGTCAGCAATGTGGCAAATTTGGGAACTAGATTTATATGACACTTTCAAATGACAAATCATGAATTTTCTAAATTGGAAGGGACCTTAAAGCACAACGTGAACtgacatccttgtcttattcctgtcAGGCAGGCCGAGAAAGGAAACGCTGTAGCAGGAAAGGTTATTTCAGAGACATTGTAAGAGAAACATTAGTGGATGCTGCCACTTTCCATTCATGCCACAAATGCTGGATAGGTACTTTCTATGTGTGAAGCACTGTGCCTGGCTCAGGGTGAAGCAGTAAACCTGATCTTATTTCAGAATTCGATGATGTTAGAATCTAGTGGAATTTAGGAAGGTTTACTCTTTCAAGAAATTCTAAATAACACTCTCATTACACGTTCTGGGTCACATGAAGGAAAGTGTTAGGCATGTGTCCCTTTTTGCTGCGGCAAAGTGCTCTGAATCAGATATTATGTCTGCCCttaaaagtggtctcaacaaggATTTAAACTTGAAACAGGCCAGATATCAAAGTTCTTTAAGGAATTATACAAAGTCCCTGCTCAAAACTAGATCTAACAAATAATTCTAATATGATACCGAGGCAGTTTATGGCAGCACAGATAGTGTTAACACAGGTTAAGAGGGGTGCAATTTACCTCTCTTCCAGAAACTTTCTTCTTGACATTCTCTGATAATCTTTGAAATCTCCTCTCTGTGGATGTGCAGTTTTGATTTTGGACAAAACAACAGGCTCTGTAAGGAAAGTTCTATGGTGAGTCGACTGAAATAATCAGGAAGGCATCTGCTGTTTTCTTGGAGGAGGGCATGATGATCTCTCCACTCTGGTCCTGTGGCACGTCGTCCTGTGCTGGCTGCCAGCAGAGTGCAATGACCAGTTTCAGCGGGAGCCTTccagctgggaaaactggatagatttaaccaaggaaataatCCCAGTTGGAGAAGCAAAGAGTGACTCATTGACTAGTGAGCATGGAGCAGATATCTGGTCAGAAAGAATTCCTGCTGAGGCCACATTttcttccccacctccagcctttGTCCGTGTAGTTGTGACTCCTGCACCGCTACCCACCCCTGTTGCCTACCTGGTTTCCTGCAGAACCAGTTCAGTGTGGCCTCCTGGGTGAAGAGATTCCCTTACAGTACACTATCTACACACCTGGGTTCACACTGCGAGCACTGGATTACAAGTTTTGCCTTTCCAGACTTGCATGCTGATTTGCCTACTCATGCTTCAGTATGCATTTTAAGCTATGAACTCATCAGCAGGCTGCTTTGCATTTTTCTAcatagtttcctttctttcttgacagatttttaaaaacatattttataagtgGTCTGCATATAATTTCTGGTAAAATTATTGATGACtttgatataattatttttattagttctaCAGTATTTATTATCACATTGATAAGCTATTGATTGTCTGCACTTCATCTTTCATGATTTTCCTCTGTTGTAGATATGTATGtactattttttaacttaaaaaaagttttttaaattatttttatttatttattcatattagagaagagacagagagacagagaaaaggggtggaggaggagccggaagcatcaactcccgtatgtgtcttgaccgggcaagcccagggttttgaactggcaacctcagcgttccggtcaacacttgatccactgtgccaccacacaatATGTATGTACTATTCACTCATTCTTATCCACATTCTCTACACTCATTCCCCTCTGCCCATCACTGCCATGCCAGGTGTTTAATGTGAATCTTTTCTATGTATGATGCATGCATCATACATACAAAATGTTCATTGTTTTGGGTGcacatctttttttcatttatctttttaatgtaaatgaaattgttttatgtatttaattttgatttaaaaaatattttcaagtcaaCTCTATGCTTTTAAAATCTACCCCTTTACTATATTCATCTAGTCCTGGGCTCCTAACTGTTGCATAATTCTCCAGGATGCATTCAAGTCCCCACTACCACATGTCTGCTACAGGTCCAGTGAGAACATTTTGTAGATATGCATCTAGAAGTAAAATATAGGCACGCATATTTCCAGTTTGTCTAAGTCCTGCCACGCTGCTCTCCCCGCGGCCGTGCCAGACGCACTCCCAACAGCAGTGCCTGACGCTCCTCTAGGCTTACTGAGCCTGCGCAAGCCCACTTAAGCTCGATTCCGAGCAGGTTAGAGCAGAGAAAGGATTTTCTAACCTTGGCATTACCTAGTTTTCTAAATTTCGGCAGTGTAATAGgtataaagtaataatttattgtcttatttgcatttctctgataactaacGTGTTTGAGCATCTCTACATATTCTTCAGCCAGAAGGCCCTTTCTTCTCTAGCGCTGAGGTGATCAATCCCCGCAACTGGTCCTTTAGTTACATATtggctcattaattttttattgtgataaaataaacagaacataATATTTACTGCTTTAGCCattttaaagtgcacaattcagCGACATTAAGTACATCTACAAGGTTGTATGGCCATCATCACTATCTAGTTCTAGAACTTTCACATCACCCCAGAAAGTAACCTAAAATCTATTAAGCagtttctcttcttcattttctcttccttttagcTCCCCCTCTTTCCCCGGCCGctactaatctgctttctgtctctatggattaaTCTATTCTGTATATATTATGTAAATGGTATCATAcaatagatcagtggttttcaatcgcCAGTCCACAGTCTggtgccagtctgccagaaatttcatgccagacCTTGACCCACATCTGTAATctccatacaacatcagggtggttaactcttttgtgcacctgcatgaaatttctggcagaccagcagttgaaaaccactgcaacAGATGACCTTCGGTGGCTAGCCTCTTTTCCTTTGCATAACGTCTTCAAGGTTCCTCCATGCTGTAGCCTGTATCA carries:
- the OCIAD2 gene encoding OCIA domain-containing protein 2, giving the protein MASVSTHGNHDKPHLPPLSKQSLLFCPKSKLHIHREEISKIIRECQEESFWKRALPYSLISMLVTQGLVHQGYLAANPRFGSLPKVALAGILGYGLGKASYIGACQSKFHSLDDQLRGAGFGPGHNRHCLLTCEECKIKHGLSEEGRSQPSAS